From a single Gimesia fumaroli genomic region:
- a CDS encoding DUF1559 family PulG-like putative transporter, whose product MNKFSRSRSQRGFTLIELLVVIAIIAILIALLLPAVQQAREAARRSTCKNNLKQIGLAMHNYHETFRTFPPGYVEEILPSNGGVVVDNEGHWAWNAMLLPYLDQAPLFNQLNVGTVPISTVLNNATIRTTMQQTLPVFRCPSDTGPPIHDEAGRRIKATGGSEYGLAVTNYIASNNSYGLKKDQGTNPTNTANGAFFRNSSVKMRDLSDGSSNIILVGERAYKLGNNKAFAGALYAARDYNATGPAISSDGSSSNQGLISIFGGGAAPINANASSGQGRIAFSSRHVGGAHFLFGDGRIKFLSENIDHNAATIPNDSTLEYLIGIDDGNVVGEF is encoded by the coding sequence ATGAACAAGTTCAGTCGCTCGCGTTCTCAACGGGGTTTTACCCTGATTGAGTTATTGGTCGTAATCGCCATTATTGCGATTTTAATTGCATTACTCTTGCCCGCTGTCCAACAGGCACGTGAAGCCGCCCGCAGAAGCACCTGTAAAAACAATTTGAAGCAAATTGGGCTTGCGATGCACAACTATCATGAAACATTCCGCACATTTCCTCCCGGGTATGTAGAAGAGATCCTGCCTTCCAATGGCGGCGTGGTAGTTGACAACGAAGGCCACTGGGCTTGGAATGCCATGTTGTTGCCTTATCTCGATCAGGCACCGCTGTTCAATCAGCTGAATGTAGGCACCGTTCCAATCTCAACGGTACTCAATAATGCCACGATTCGTACCACGATGCAGCAGACACTGCCTGTCTTCCGTTGCCCCTCAGACACCGGCCCACCAATTCATGACGAAGCAGGCCGCAGAATCAAGGCAACGGGTGGCTCAGAATACGGTCTGGCTGTGACGAACTATATTGCATCAAACAACTCCTATGGTTTGAAAAAAGACCAGGGAACCAACCCAACAAATACAGCCAATGGTGCTTTTTTCCGCAATAGTTCCGTCAAGATGCGTGATTTATCAGACGGCAGCAGTAATATCATCCTGGTTGGCGAACGTGCTTACAAACTTGGTAACAACAAAGCATTTGCCGGTGCCCTGTATGCAGCTCGTGATTATAACGCTACTGGCCCTGCCATCAGTTCTGATGGTTCCAGTTCCAACCAGGGACTGATCTCCATTTTTGGAGGTGGTGCCGCACCAATTAACGCCAATGCCTCTTCAGGGCAGGGAAGAATTGCCTTCAGCAGCCGCCATGTCGGCGGTGCGCATTTCCTGTTTGGCGATGGCCGCATTAAATTCCTCAGCGAAAATATTGACCACAATGCCGCAACCATTCCGAACGACAGTACGCTCGAGTATCTGATCGGAATCGATGACGGTAATGTTGTTGGTGAATTTTAA
- a CDS encoding peroxidase family protein has protein sequence MLFRKPNRHRRAARQSTHFSAVEHLEDRQLLSAVNSLSTDIIDSDTEWNTVTEYASIDGTGNNIDNPELGSPGTQLIRLAEAAYGDGLSTPAGEDRPSAREISNVIAAVNSEETNDRFLTDIFWVWGQFIDHDITLTEAAHDEDGNPLESFPIEVPTGDVYFDPDGSGDDVIGLNRSAFEVDEDGVRQQVNQITAFIDGSMIYGSDEELAAQLRTFEGGMLATSDDGLLPYGDDGFFQAGDIRANENVALTSMHTIWVREHNRIAAELAAENPDLTDEELYQQARQIVIGELQAITFNEFLPALFGTGVVSEYTGYDSTVDPSIANEFSNAAYRFGHTMLSSELLRLDENGNVSDEGNLALLNAFFNPSELEQNGVDSLLRGATVNVAQEIDNELVDDVRNFLFGPPGADGFDLASLNIQRGRDHGLADYNATRVALGLSEVESFSDITSDPEVAAKLEQLYGTVDNIDLWVGGLAEDHLPGSSMGETFTAIIVDQFERLRDGDRFWYENVFSGDALDEISGTTLADVIERNTDVSGLQENVFFAPTVMRLDLAVTGSNDVTIREKNGNLEVIDNRTRQVIGSQSLGSVERLMLTSTNNGSQHVTIEGITVAELPGGLVVEAGKGRADTLIVNGTNQSDTIFVNEDYVDVSGMQLEFTGMERIVIRGTDADDTIEVADGLEIDVDVQDDIGRDHMHERRHRREQLAHRPDDHRPTQGPNRQRSGDADGDMPPEMLDQVFASNDLDPVLGMPPGKRRP, from the coding sequence ATGCTATTTCGAAAACCAAATCGTCATCGCAGGGCCGCCCGTCAATCAACTCATTTTTCAGCCGTTGAGCACCTTGAAGATCGTCAACTTTTGTCGGCGGTGAATTCCCTCTCAACAGACATTATCGATTCAGATACGGAGTGGAATACCGTTACCGAATACGCGTCCATCGATGGGACTGGCAACAATATCGACAATCCGGAACTCGGAAGTCCCGGTACACAGCTCATCAGGCTGGCCGAAGCAGCCTACGGCGATGGCCTGTCGACTCCTGCCGGTGAAGACCGCCCGAGCGCCCGCGAAATCAGTAATGTCATCGCTGCGGTGAATTCAGAGGAAACCAACGACCGTTTCCTGACAGACATCTTCTGGGTCTGGGGACAGTTCATCGATCACGATATTACGCTGACTGAAGCCGCTCATGATGAAGACGGCAATCCGCTGGAATCATTTCCGATTGAAGTACCAACGGGTGACGTTTACTTCGATCCGGATGGCTCCGGGGATGACGTGATTGGTCTGAACCGATCTGCTTTTGAAGTAGACGAAGATGGTGTGCGGCAGCAGGTCAATCAGATTACCGCATTTATCGATGGTTCGATGATCTACGGTTCGGATGAAGAACTGGCGGCCCAGTTGAGAACCTTCGAAGGGGGAATGCTGGCAACCAGTGATGATGGCCTGTTGCCATACGGAGATGACGGATTCTTTCAGGCGGGCGATATTCGCGCCAATGAGAACGTGGCATTGACTTCGATGCACACAATCTGGGTTCGCGAGCACAATCGGATTGCTGCAGAACTGGCGGCGGAAAACCCGGATCTGACCGATGAAGAACTGTATCAACAGGCTCGGCAGATTGTGATTGGCGAGTTACAGGCGATTACGTTCAATGAATTCCTGCCAGCATTATTTGGCACCGGGGTCGTCAGCGAATACACGGGATACGATTCCACAGTCGATCCCAGTATCGCCAATGAATTTTCCAATGCCGCCTATCGCTTCGGGCACACAATGTTGTCGTCCGAACTGCTGCGGCTTGACGAGAACGGGAACGTTTCCGATGAAGGCAATCTTGCGTTGTTGAACGCATTCTTTAACCCGAGCGAACTGGAACAAAATGGAGTCGATTCCCTGTTGCGCGGGGCCACTGTGAATGTGGCACAGGAAATCGACAACGAACTCGTCGATGACGTTCGCAACTTCCTGTTTGGTCCTCCGGGGGCAGACGGTTTCGATCTGGCGTCGTTGAATATCCAGCGTGGCCGCGACCATGGACTGGCAGACTACAACGCAACACGCGTTGCCTTGGGGCTGTCTGAGGTGGAAAGCTTCTCCGACATCACATCTGATCCGGAAGTTGCCGCTAAGCTGGAACAACTATATGGCACAGTCGACAATATCGATTTGTGGGTCGGGGGTCTGGCCGAAGATCATCTGCCGGGATCAAGTATGGGCGAGACGTTCACGGCCATTATCGTCGATCAGTTTGAACGGCTTCGTGATGGAGATCGCTTCTGGTATGAGAACGTGTTCTCCGGTGATGCGCTCGACGAAATCAGCGGTACGACACTGGCCGATGTGATTGAACGTAACACGGATGTCTCAGGGCTGCAGGAAAACGTGTTTTTTGCTCCCACTGTCATGCGGCTCGATCTGGCAGTAACCGGTTCCAACGACGTCACCATTCGCGAGAAAAACGGGAATCTGGAAGTGATTGACAACAGAACGCGGCAGGTGATCGGCAGTCAGTCACTGGGCAGCGTGGAACGTTTGATGCTGACGAGTACCAATAACGGATCGCAACACGTCACCATTGAAGGGATTACCGTCGCAGAACTGCCCGGTGGTCTGGTCGTCGAAGCGGGGAAAGGCCGTGCTGACACATTGATTGTGAATGGCACAAACCAAAGCGACACGATCTTCGTGAACGAGGATTATGTTGATGTCAGCGGCATGCAGCTGGAATTCACCGGCATGGAGCGGATTGTGATTCGAGGCACGGACGCGGATGACACGATTGAAGTGGCTGATGGACTGGAAATTGATGTCGATGTGCAGGATGACATCGGCCGCGATCATATGCATGAGAGACGCCATAGAAGAGAGCAGTTGGCGCATCGTCCGGACGATCACCGCCCCACACAAGGGCCGAACCGGCAGAGGTCTGGGGATGCCGATGGCGACATGCCGCCAGAAATGCTGGATCAGGTCTTTGCTTCCAACGACCTTGATCCTGTATTAGGAATGCCTCCTGGCAAACGCCGTCCTTAG
- a CDS encoding sigma-70 family RNA polymerase sigma factor — translation MSNDLENAALPDDLHMQFLHVFTQHRNQIYSYIYSLLPNRDDAEDVFQRTSLILWKKFPEYDATCSFFSWACGVAFYEVKNFIRVAQRKRLQFREDVIQQLADERAGVPQLKFNQRATALQDCIKKLKEKDRQLVDQVYRDQTPVKDVAETVGSAVQTLYNRLNQIRQQLTHCIERTMSYTGEGK, via the coding sequence ATGAGCAACGATCTGGAAAATGCCGCCTTGCCCGACGATTTACATATGCAGTTTCTGCATGTGTTTACACAGCATCGGAATCAGATTTATTCCTATATCTATTCTCTGCTGCCTAATCGGGATGATGCAGAAGACGTTTTTCAGCGAACCAGCCTGATCCTCTGGAAGAAGTTTCCGGAATATGATGCGACATGTAGTTTTTTCTCGTGGGCCTGTGGTGTAGCCTTCTATGAAGTGAAAAACTTTATTCGAGTTGCACAAAGAAAACGGTTACAATTTCGAGAAGATGTGATTCAGCAACTGGCTGATGAAAGAGCTGGGGTTCCTCAGCTGAAATTCAATCAGCGGGCCACTGCCTTACAGGACTGCATCAAAAAACTGAAGGAGAAAGATCGTCAACTGGTGGATCAGGTCTACCGGGATCAGACTCCAGTGAAAGATGTCGCCGAAACAGTCGGGTCCGCCGTTCAAACATTATATAACAGGCTCAACCAGATTCGTCAGCAATTAACTCACTGTATTGAACGCACAATGTCTTATACAGGAGAGGGAAAATGA
- a CDS encoding thioredoxin family protein, whose product MVKTASTMLPLGTQAPDFSLPNVDGKAVSLSDFQDSKGLLVIFMCNHCPFVIHLREALAAFADEYMAKGMGVVGISSNDVSSHPDDSPEKMIEEAKTAGYNFPYLYDGTQEVAKAYKAACTPDFFLFDQEQKLVYRGQFDDSRPGNDKPVTGADLKAACDAVIAGAPVTENQKPSIGCNIKWQEGKEPEYFTGQPAV is encoded by the coding sequence ATGGTAAAAACCGCTTCAACAATGCTGCCTTTAGGAACACAGGCTCCCGATTTTTCATTGCCGAACGTCGATGGCAAAGCGGTCTCCCTGAGCGACTTTCAGGATTCCAAGGGTTTGCTGGTGATCTTTATGTGCAACCATTGCCCGTTTGTCATTCATCTGCGCGAAGCACTGGCAGCGTTTGCAGACGAGTACATGGCCAAAGGCATGGGCGTGGTCGGCATCAGTTCCAATGACGTTTCATCACACCCTGATGACAGCCCTGAAAAAATGATCGAAGAAGCAAAAACGGCCGGTTACAATTTCCCTTATCTGTATGATGGAACTCAGGAGGTTGCCAAAGCCTACAAGGCAGCCTGCACTCCCGATTTCTTCCTGTTTGATCAGGAACAAAAACTGGTCTATCGTGGACAGTTCGACGATAGTCGCCCGGGGAATGATAAACCTGTGACCGGTGCCGATCTCAAAGCAGCCTGCGATGCCGTTATCGCCGGTGCACCTGTGACGGAAAATCAGAAACCCAGCATCGGCTGTAACATCAAATGGCAGGAAGGCAAAGAACCCGAATATTTCACGGGACAACCTGCCGTCTAG
- a CDS encoding FecR family protein gives MNQSNKQNELLYELFGALCNESITPEQHQQLQEILSTDSDARLKYFNYMELHLNLERLHDEQPEPEIDFHFHTQTLPAVGAKAPASRPAKAPQALWLLLTTVCAAAVIGLLFLKQTPETPRQISLDVVPENISVAKVTQTAAVRFAEGAPFLKVGSCIDAYQEYAISEGQIQLVFSNGAEVILTGPAVFESEGDEHLAVRLGSCSVFAPEGAEGFTVETPLSNVVDYGTRFSVNVSEAGNTDVQVIEGETDVRPIKLDENSGVAAKRLTKGMAQRLTTNNGLVVNEIPFDRAQYVSKLPDRVISYNTTLGPRRKAEDLTSVKIQRGGTAYEYAVEDLIGIELTHYKGRSFLTRDDGVDPATDGNPLTLRRHLLDQDRSLLTGVVNPFGSETPLTEPPVMNEVEDPNQPNTPGMAIRFREPVVNDAGPDIVLFDLQVIVHATAGDAFYVSPLPFTSKRKTHKIEQFDIDLASPEAKPLEKFWLHLFNKNQQTGIGSRSELESASGNGGNLHIVGAKALAVGIDLSDLGFAEGETVEGLFIQDAQDNADVIDPVFIAGLPPLKHSKK, from the coding sequence ATGAATCAAAGCAATAAGCAAAACGAACTCCTGTATGAACTTTTCGGCGCGCTGTGTAACGAAAGCATTACACCAGAGCAACATCAACAACTGCAGGAAATTCTGTCTACAGACTCCGATGCCCGATTGAAGTATTTTAACTACATGGAACTGCATCTGAATCTGGAGCGGTTGCACGATGAACAGCCAGAGCCAGAGATCGATTTTCATTTTCACACACAGACACTGCCAGCAGTTGGAGCTAAGGCTCCTGCAAGTCGTCCGGCAAAAGCACCTCAGGCGTTGTGGCTGCTATTGACGACTGTCTGTGCTGCGGCCGTCATTGGACTTCTGTTTCTGAAACAGACTCCTGAAACACCCCGGCAAATCAGCCTGGATGTGGTACCAGAGAATATTTCTGTTGCTAAAGTCACGCAAACTGCAGCCGTGCGGTTTGCAGAAGGGGCACCGTTCCTGAAAGTCGGCTCGTGTATCGATGCTTATCAGGAATATGCGATTTCTGAAGGACAGATACAGCTTGTATTTTCCAATGGTGCGGAAGTCATCCTGACAGGACCGGCTGTGTTTGAAAGTGAAGGGGACGAGCATCTGGCGGTTCGCTTAGGTTCCTGTTCTGTGTTTGCTCCTGAAGGCGCCGAAGGCTTTACGGTGGAAACGCCGCTTTCCAATGTCGTCGATTATGGTACCCGGTTTTCTGTAAATGTTTCGGAAGCCGGTAATACGGATGTGCAAGTCATCGAAGGCGAAACCGATGTCCGACCGATCAAGCTGGATGAGAATTCCGGGGTTGCCGCCAAGCGCTTAACCAAAGGCATGGCACAACGTTTAACAACCAACAACGGTCTTGTTGTGAATGAGATTCCCTTTGACCGTGCACAATATGTTTCCAAATTACCCGATCGTGTGATTTCATATAACACGACTTTAGGGCCGCGCCGCAAAGCAGAAGATCTGACGAGTGTCAAAATTCAGCGCGGGGGAACTGCTTATGAGTACGCGGTCGAGGATTTGATCGGGATTGAGCTGACACATTACAAAGGCAGATCCTTTCTGACCCGAGACGATGGCGTTGATCCTGCTACCGATGGGAATCCGCTGACGTTACGCCGGCATCTGCTGGATCAGGATCGCAGTCTGTTGACCGGAGTGGTGAATCCCTTTGGTTCAGAAACGCCGCTAACAGAACCTCCCGTGATGAATGAAGTCGAAGATCCGAACCAGCCTAATACACCCGGGATGGCAATTCGGTTTCGCGAGCCCGTCGTGAATGACGCAGGGCCGGATATTGTTCTGTTTGATCTGCAGGTCATCGTGCATGCCACAGCCGGCGATGCATTTTATGTCAGTCCGTTACCATTCACTTCGAAACGGAAAACTCACAAAATTGAGCAGTTTGATATCGACCTTGCTTCACCTGAAGCGAAGCCGTTAGAGAAATTCTGGTTACACTTGTTTAATAAAAATCAACAGACAGGTATTGGTTCCCGCAGTGAGCTGGAATCTGCTTCCGGCAACGGAGGCAACCTGCATATCGTCGGTGCCAAGGCATTGGCGGTCGGCATTGATCTGTCTGACCTGGGTTTTGCTGAAGGGGAAACTGTCGAAGGTTTGTTTATTCAGGATGCCCAGGATAACGCTGATGTGATTGATCCGGTATTTATTGCCGGGCTCCCCCCTTTGAAACACTCCAAAAAATAA
- a CDS encoding transthyretin-like family protein has product MTVVTQGRIRFLFPLLCLISVGCSDTPSDQPDRGTVTGTVTMDEKPLAGVMVVFSPEEGRSSMGTTDDVGKYELVYVGDTKGAKIGTHKISIATAQSDSSEEEGGAGAAPFKETIPAKYNTKSTLTEEVKAGENVFDFQLTSN; this is encoded by the coding sequence ATGACAGTCGTAACTCAAGGGAGAATTCGTTTTCTCTTCCCACTTCTGTGCCTCATCTCAGTTGGATGTTCAGATACCCCCAGTGATCAACCCGACCGGGGCACGGTAACTGGCACCGTCACCATGGATGAAAAACCGCTGGCAGGAGTGATGGTTGTGTTTAGCCCTGAAGAGGGACGTTCTTCGATGGGCACCACTGACGATGTCGGCAAATATGAACTGGTCTATGTCGGTGATACCAAAGGTGCCAAAATCGGCACGCATAAAATCAGCATCGCAACTGCGCAGTCCGATAGTTCTGAAGAAGAAGGTGGCGCAGGCGCGGCACCATTCAAAGAAACGATTCCAGCGAAATACAACACGAAGTCCACACTGACCGAAGAAGTCAAAGCAGGCGAGAACGTATTCGACTTCCAGCTCACTTCGAACTAG
- the coaD gene encoding pantetheine-phosphate adenylyltransferase yields the protein MTLDPHHAVYVGSFDPPTLGHLDIVERGALIYSKITVGIGINPDKRPLFSPEERQQMLQGLLAAFPNVEVKCFQGLAVNFVQECGGGVMLRGLRTLTDVEAEFTMSLANRTLASDIETVFLMASEKYTHISSSLIKQIAQLGGDVAEEKLKDFVPKQVVGPLVEKFASRT from the coding sequence ATGACGCTCGATCCACATCATGCTGTGTATGTTGGCAGTTTTGACCCACCGACATTGGGGCACTTGGATATTGTAGAGCGCGGTGCTCTGATTTATTCCAAGATCACGGTGGGCATCGGGATTAACCCTGACAAACGCCCGCTGTTTTCTCCCGAGGAACGCCAGCAGATGCTGCAGGGGTTGTTAGCCGCCTTTCCGAATGTGGAAGTCAAATGTTTTCAGGGGCTGGCGGTCAATTTCGTGCAGGAATGTGGAGGTGGCGTCATGCTGCGAGGCCTGCGCACGTTGACCGATGTGGAAGCTGAGTTTACCATGTCTCTGGCAAACAGAACCCTGGCCTCGGACATTGAAACCGTCTTTCTGATGGCCAGTGAAAAATATACGCATATTTCCAGCTCTCTGATCAAACAGATCGCCCAGCTGGGCGGTGATGTGGCAGAAGAAAAACTCAAAGATTTTGTGCCGAAACAGGTCGTTGGCCCCTTGGTCGAAAAATTTGCTTCCCGAACTTAA
- a CDS encoding DUF1549 domain-containing protein, producing the protein MRLLTLSLFLFVSANLVNAAEKTKPDKAAAVDQKQLHFFEKEVRPLLIKHCLECHGEKKQKGELRLDSLKAMLQGGESGPAIVPGKAHESLLVEAINFESFEMPPEQKLSDKEIATLTRWVTTGAYWPDNAGFVIKQRKNETFFTEEDRSFWVFQPVKQTKVPAVKAEAWSKNPVDAFIYARLKKEGLTPAGEADRTTLIRRAYYDLIGLPPTVEQINAFVNDPSPDAWPRLIDELLESPHYGEKWARHWLDVVRYAESDGFNQDAFRPQIWRYRDYVVRSFNSDKPYSQFVKEQLAGDEIAPEDPEALAATGFLRHYLYEYNQRDSRTQWNDILDNITDATGDVFMGVSMGCARCHDHKFDPIPHQDYYRLRAFFAPLMPRDDVPFVTPRELAEYNQKLDAWEKKTAAIRKQIDELTKSTLEKAAKSQIKMFPPDLQEVMAKPELERTALEHQLADLVQRQVDLKQKSALGSLKKSEKPNGKKYNELLKELAAFDDLKPKPLPTGMSVTDARGAAPITTIPDDPEHRPIDPGFLSLLKPGEAEIVPISTAPHSSGRRTALANWMVDPQNRLTTRVMTNRVWQYHFGTGLVSTANDFGHMGESPTHPELLDWLTSYFVDNGWSIKNLHRLIMNSQTYRLSAFHPAAKQAELKDPQNRLHWRANIRRLNAEDIRDSALFLSGELDMKLGGPSVRASQTRRSIYTIMKRNVQDPVLGAFDLPGGIKSVAQRDVTTTANQALLMINGDWFLKRANAMARALKAKSFANDQELITYLHKKTYGKAPEPAEVELLSGFLKSQEKRIKAEADSQEQTFIGQITQTTGEAVKLGKGSTLSNLHVAQSKSLPDQDFTIEAYVQLESIYDNAAVSTIASQWTGNNKQRGWSLGVTSKKSAYKPRNLILQLVGNNKAGKLTYEVVPSNLHLELNKPYYVAATVKISEAGESGIQFYVKELFSKKPLQSVSVKHKVISDYRPENNLVLGGRDKTSGSNWNGLLDNVRLSGAALSQEELLIQDSGKNPSATIAFWQFNTKSGLLKNSLANALHILPPSETSMGASDARHQALADLCHVFLNSNEFLYID; encoded by the coding sequence ATGCGACTCCTTACACTAAGTCTGTTTCTTTTCGTTTCTGCAAATCTGGTGAATGCTGCAGAAAAAACGAAACCGGACAAAGCGGCGGCAGTGGATCAGAAGCAACTCCACTTCTTCGAGAAAGAAGTACGCCCCCTGCTGATCAAGCACTGTCTGGAATGTCACGGCGAGAAAAAGCAGAAAGGGGAATTACGACTGGATTCCCTCAAGGCCATGTTGCAAGGGGGCGAAAGCGGACCGGCCATCGTTCCCGGTAAGGCGCATGAAAGCCTGCTGGTGGAAGCAATTAACTTTGAATCCTTTGAAATGCCACCGGAACAGAAACTGTCAGACAAAGAAATTGCCACGCTAACCCGCTGGGTCACCACAGGTGCTTACTGGCCTGATAACGCCGGTTTTGTAATCAAGCAACGAAAGAACGAAACGTTCTTTACCGAAGAAGATCGCAGTTTCTGGGTGTTTCAGCCTGTGAAACAAACCAAAGTTCCCGCAGTAAAAGCAGAGGCCTGGTCGAAGAACCCGGTTGATGCCTTCATTTATGCTCGTTTGAAAAAAGAAGGACTGACCCCCGCTGGTGAAGCGGACCGTACAACGTTGATTCGACGTGCCTATTATGATTTAATCGGTTTGCCGCCTACGGTAGAGCAAATCAATGCTTTCGTGAATGATCCGTCTCCCGACGCCTGGCCTCGCTTGATTGATGAACTTTTAGAGAGTCCGCACTACGGCGAAAAGTGGGCGCGGCACTGGCTGGATGTCGTACGTTACGCCGAGTCCGATGGGTTTAACCAGGATGCATTTCGTCCGCAAATCTGGCGTTACCGAGACTACGTGGTCCGTTCCTTCAATAGCGACAAGCCGTACTCTCAGTTCGTCAAAGAACAGTTGGCCGGTGATGAAATTGCCCCGGAAGATCCCGAGGCACTGGCGGCGACCGGTTTTCTCAGACATTATCTTTACGAATATAATCAACGCGATTCCCGTACGCAGTGGAATGATATTCTAGACAACATCACCGATGCCACCGGCGATGTGTTTATGGGGGTCAGCATGGGATGTGCCCGCTGTCACGATCACAAGTTTGATCCTATTCCGCATCAGGACTACTACCGCCTGCGTGCCTTCTTTGCTCCGCTCATGCCTCGCGATGATGTTCCTTTTGTCACACCACGTGAACTGGCAGAATACAATCAGAAATTAGATGCCTGGGAAAAGAAGACGGCGGCGATTCGTAAACAAATTGACGAATTGACGAAGAGCACACTGGAAAAAGCCGCGAAAAGTCAGATTAAAATGTTCCCGCCTGACTTGCAGGAAGTTATGGCCAAACCGGAACTGGAACGGACTGCACTGGAACATCAGTTGGCAGATCTCGTACAGCGTCAGGTCGACCTCAAGCAGAAATCCGCTTTGGGATCGCTCAAAAAGAGTGAGAAGCCCAATGGGAAAAAATACAATGAGCTGCTCAAGGAACTGGCAGCCTTTGATGATCTGAAACCAAAACCATTGCCGACCGGCATGAGTGTAACCGATGCGCGCGGCGCAGCCCCCATCACAACCATCCCCGATGATCCGGAACATCGCCCGATTGATCCCGGCTTTCTATCTTTGTTAAAGCCAGGCGAAGCGGAAATTGTCCCGATTTCAACGGCCCCCCATTCTTCAGGCCGCCGCACAGCGCTGGCCAACTGGATGGTCGATCCTCAGAACCGATTGACCACGCGTGTCATGACGAATCGAGTGTGGCAGTATCACTTTGGTACCGGACTGGTTTCGACTGCCAATGACTTCGGTCATATGGGCGAATCACCCACCCATCCCGAACTACTGGACTGGCTGACCAGTTATTTTGTCGACAACGGCTGGAGCATCAAAAATCTGCACCGTCTGATCATGAATTCGCAGACCTATCGCCTGTCTGCGTTTCATCCTGCGGCGAAACAGGCAGAACTCAAAGATCCACAAAACCGTCTGCATTGGCGTGCCAATATTCGCCGACTGAATGCAGAGGATATTCGTGATTCGGCACTCTTCCTCTCAGGTGAACTCGATATGAAACTGGGAGGTCCCAGTGTCAGAGCCAGCCAGACACGCCGCAGTATCTATACGATTATGAAACGTAACGTACAAGACCCAGTTTTAGGTGCATTTGATTTGCCCGGCGGGATTAAAAGCGTCGCGCAACGGGACGTTACAACCACGGCAAATCAGGCCCTGTTAATGATCAATGGTGACTGGTTCCTCAAACGAGCAAATGCGATGGCCCGTGCTTTGAAAGCCAAGTCCTTTGCCAATGATCAAGAGCTGATTACGTATTTGCATAAGAAGACGTATGGCAAAGCCCCCGAACCTGCTGAAGTTGAGTTACTGTCCGGGTTCCTGAAGTCTCAGGAAAAACGCATCAAAGCCGAAGCTGACAGCCAGGAACAAACTTTTATCGGTCAAATAACACAAACGACCGGCGAAGCCGTCAAGCTCGGGAAAGGTTCTACACTGAGCAACCTGCATGTTGCCCAATCAAAATCGCTTCCCGATCAGGATTTCACGATCGAAGCTTACGTGCAATTAGAGTCGATCTATGACAATGCCGCCGTCAGTACTATTGCCTCACAATGGACGGGAAACAACAAACAGCGAGGCTGGTCGCTGGGCGTGACCAGCAAGAAGTCGGCTTACAAACCTCGGAATTTGATTCTACAACTGGTGGGCAACAACAAGGCCGGGAAACTGACCTATGAAGTGGTGCCCTCCAACCTGCACCTGGAATTGAACAAGCCTTATTATGTTGCAGCGACTGTTAAAATTTCTGAAGCCGGTGAATCGGGAATTCAGTTTTACGTGAAAGAACTGTTTTCCAAGAAACCGCTCCAGAGCGTCTCTGTCAAACATAAAGTCATCAGTGACTATCGTCCTGAGAACAATCTGGTACTGGGCGGACGCGATAAAACATCTGGCAGTAACTGGAATGGCCTGCTGGATAACGTGCGGCTGTCGGGAGCTGCATTGAGTCAGGAAGAACTCCTGATTCAAGATAGTGGGAAAAACCCCTCAGCGACGATTGCGTTCTGGCAATTCAATACCAAGAGCGGACTTTTGAAAAACAGTCTGGCAAATGCACTGCATATCTTGCCTCCCTCTGAAACTTCGATGGGCGCCAGCGATGCTCGCCATCAGGCACTGGCAGATTTATGTCACGTCTTCTTGAACTCCAATGAATTTCTCTACATCGATTAA